One genomic segment of Rhodospirillales bacterium includes these proteins:
- a CDS encoding ABC transporter — MSDTSKNSSGIMRRSLAVWGVCLSIILFIAVNVLTHAGFIGARIDLTQDKLFTLSAGTHKVLSQIDEPVTLRFYFSTVLGKELPGLGKYAGRVRDMMHEYAANSRGKVRITEIDPVSFSDAEDEAVAFGLQGLPLDRTGEKVYFGLAGTNATAEEEIIPFFTPSREAYLEYDLTKVVYRLANPKRKTIGLISWLPVRGFPGSMMARMSSMGRPWQLTGQLDQLFQVQDIPITTGEIPKNIDILFVLHPAGITKKTTYAIDQFMMRGGRALIFVDPLSEIASRIPGPGGKFVPGASDLAPIFKSWGLSYDKTMAATDMLSAQRVNGGSASSPVAVQYPAWLQLRKTNLVQGDLITTEIDNMVMATPGALSLKADSKLSLTPLITTSEQSMMLKAEDLKGRPDFQSIVKNFKPSGKRLVLAARLTGPAKTAFPKGPPPASAYIDTGEKKPQPGMFKKKALKKDDPRVIKKAALMRAALAKAHLSEAKQPIHAVVVADSDMLRDEFWVRVQNLFGRTSTIPVSDNMNLVTNALDNLTGSDELIGLRSRGVSRRPFDLVDDLTRKAELRLRAKERELQSKREEAEKKLRELQSPTRNKDDRAILSPKQIKEINKFKGKLLGVRKQLRDVQLGLRKDIDELKSELWFFNIALIPLMVALAAIVLGLARTRRRRQRMETEAKG; from the coding sequence ATGAGCGACACGTCCAAAAATTCATCTGGCATTATGCGCCGCTCACTCGCGGTTTGGGGCGTTTGCCTGTCGATTATCCTGTTTATCGCCGTCAACGTTTTGACCCATGCCGGGTTCATTGGCGCGCGCATTGATCTGACCCAGGACAAACTGTTCACCCTGTCTGCGGGCACCCACAAGGTGCTGAGCCAAATCGATGAACCTGTCACGCTCCGGTTTTACTTCTCTACCGTTTTGGGCAAAGAATTACCGGGACTGGGCAAATATGCCGGTCGCGTGCGCGACATGATGCATGAATATGCCGCCAATTCCCGGGGCAAGGTTCGCATCACTGAAATTGACCCGGTTTCTTTTTCCGATGCCGAAGATGAAGCCGTGGCCTTTGGGCTTCAGGGGCTGCCGTTGGACCGCACTGGCGAAAAAGTTTATTTCGGATTGGCTGGCACCAACGCCACAGCAGAAGAAGAAATCATCCCCTTCTTCACCCCAAGCCGTGAAGCATACCTTGAATACGACCTGACCAAAGTGGTGTACCGGTTGGCTAATCCAAAGCGCAAAACCATCGGCCTGATATCGTGGCTGCCGGTGCGCGGGTTCCCCGGTTCCATGATGGCGCGGATGTCAAGCATGGGCCGACCCTGGCAGTTGACCGGGCAGTTGGACCAATTGTTTCAGGTCCAGGACATTCCCATTACCACCGGTGAAATCCCGAAGAACATCGACATTTTGTTTGTGCTCCATCCTGCAGGGATCACCAAGAAAACCACTTATGCCATTGATCAGTTCATGATGCGCGGCGGACGCGCTCTGATTTTTGTTGATCCATTGTCAGAAATTGCCAGTCGCATTCCCGGCCCCGGTGGAAAATTTGTCCCGGGCGCTTCAGACCTTGCTCCCATTTTCAAATCATGGGGGCTGTCTTATGACAAGACTATGGCCGCGACCGACATGCTGTCTGCCCAGCGGGTCAATGGCGGCTCAGCGTCAAGCCCCGTGGCCGTTCAATATCCGGCATGGCTACAGCTTCGTAAAACCAATCTGGTTCAAGGCGACCTGATCACCACAGAAATTGACAACATGGTAATGGCAACGCCTGGCGCGCTTAGCCTCAAGGCTGACTCAAAACTAAGCCTGACGCCGCTGATTACAACATCTGAACAATCCATGATGCTGAAGGCCGAAGACCTAAAGGGCCGCCCGGATTTCCAAAGCATCGTTAAAAACTTCAAGCCATCGGGCAAGCGTCTTGTCCTTGCCGCCCGCCTGACGGGGCCTGCAAAGACCGCCTTCCCCAAAGGCCCGCCCCCGGCATCGGCCTATATTGATACCGGTGAAAAAAAGCCACAGCCAGGCATGTTCAAAAAGAAGGCGCTGAAAAAAGACGACCCCCGGGTCATCAAAAAAGCTGCCCTGATGCGCGCGGCGCTGGCCAAGGCCCATCTTTCAGAAGCAAAGCAGCCCATTCACGCCGTTGTCGTTGCTGATTCCGATATGCTGCGGGATGAATTTTGGGTTCGGGTCCAGAACCTGTTTGGCCGAACCTCCACCATTCCGGTTTCCGACAACATGAATTTGGTGACCAATGCGCTGGACAATTTGACCGGATCAGACGAACTGATCGGGTTGCGTTCCCGTGGCGTTTCACGACGGCCCTTTGATTTGGTTGATGACCTGACCCGCAAAGCCGAGCTGCGTTTACGTGCCAAGGAACGGGAACTGCAAAGCAAGCGCGAAGAAGCTGAAAAGAAATTGCGGGAATTACAATCCCCAACCCGCAACAAAGATGACCGCGCCATTCTCAGCCCCAAGCAGATCAAAGAAATCAATAAATTCAAAGGGAAATTGCTGGGCGTGCGCAAACAATTGCGAGATGTGCAACTGGGCTTGCGTAAAGACATCGATGAGTTGAAGTCGGAGCTGTGGTTCTTCAACATTGCCCTGATCCCCCTGATGGTGGCCTTGGCTGCCATTGTCCTTGGGCTTGCCCGCACACGCCGCCGTCGCCAGCGTATGGAAACGGAAGCAAAGGGCTAA
- a CDS encoding DUF4340 domain-containing protein has translation MTPKSFLTLLVLTITITAAAFWVTISSDSGTGIRGDGRILFPDLATQVNDVRRIKITRASGTSTLVATTTKDGKVNWALKELYNYPAPLVSVRAVAAGMASIAVIEAKTNRAAKYLKIRVEDPAKHTGKKNSHASRIELFNAKDEKISDLIVGLEKPTLSGTGQLFVRKPGDDRAWLARGKVFIPEKREGWVNQMIVEVDLPRVRETILTIPGEKPLRIFKKAENDQDFTLEGMAKTRELKELFGAEDIARAIQNLAFVEVRPQSELKFDFSQAPRTRYVTYDGLIIENWAATAGKKHWVTFRARANPNPEKGDKVDTAKRDKEILKINTVTKGWAYTINPFETKNLLKTMKSMTQPKPGSTPASTPATGPAKK, from the coding sequence ATGACACCCAAATCATTCCTCACCTTGCTTGTCCTGACCATCACCATCACGGCTGCTGCGTTCTGGGTTACCATTTCCAGCGACAGCGGTACCGGAATACGGGGCGATGGCCGGATTCTGTTCCCCGATCTTGCCACACAGGTCAACGATGTTCGGCGCATCAAAATCACCCGCGCATCGGGCACATCCACCCTTGTTGCTACCACGACAAAGGATGGCAAGGTCAACTGGGCCCTGAAAGAGCTTTATAATTATCCGGCCCCGCTGGTTTCGGTCCGCGCCGTTGCCGCTGGCATGGCATCGATTGCCGTGATCGAGGCCAAGACCAACCGGGCAGCAAAATATCTGAAAATCCGGGTAGAAGACCCAGCGAAGCATACGGGCAAAAAGAATTCCCACGCGTCACGCATTGAATTGTTTAATGCAAAAGACGAAAAAATTTCCGATCTGATTGTTGGGCTGGAAAAGCCCACCTTATCGGGGACCGGGCAATTGTTCGTCCGCAAGCCGGGCGATGACCGCGCATGGCTGGCGCGGGGCAAGGTTTTCATCCCTGAAAAACGTGAGGGATGGGTCAACCAGATGATCGTCGAAGTGGACCTGCCAAGGGTGCGGGAAACCATCCTGACCATCCCCGGTGAAAAGCCCCTCAGGATTTTCAAAAAGGCCGAAAACGACCAGGACTTTACCCTTGAAGGCATGGCCAAAACCCGTGAGCTGAAAGAATTGTTCGGGGCAGAAGACATCGCCCGGGCCATCCAGAATTTGGCGTTTGTCGAAGTGCGGCCCCAAAGCGAGCTCAAATTTGATTTCAGCCAAGCCCCGCGCACCCGTTATGTTACCTACGATGGACTGATCATCGAAAACTGGGCCGCCACGGCGGGCAAAAAACATTGGGTCACCTTTCGCGCCCGCGCCAATCCCAACCCTGAAAAGGGCGACAAGGTTGATACAGCCAAGCGCGACAAAGAAATTTTAAAAATCAACACGGTGACAAAGGGTTGGGCCTATACCATTAATCCGTTTGAAACCAAAAACCTGCTCAAAACCATGAAAAGCATGACCCAGCCAAAGCCGGGATCAACGCCGGCAAGCACTCCGGCAACTGGGCCGGCCAAGAAATAA
- a CDS encoding (2Fe-2S) ferredoxin domain-containing protein, translating into MSDGESTQKLLYNPHAFFCLQDTDCSKGRTCCGAKGAMELMGHMRRFAKANGVTNIRINRSSCLDRCELGPIMVMYPEGVWYAFKTEQDVEDIVQKHIIEGGRVTRLMVQPSARTPADLASAS; encoded by the coding sequence ATGAGTGACGGCGAGAGCACACAAAAACTTTTATACAATCCCCATGCTTTTTTCTGCCTGCAAGATACCGATTGCAGCAAAGGCCGCACCTGCTGTGGGGCCAAAGGCGCCATGGAATTGATGGGGCATATGCGGCGCTTTGCCAAAGCAAATGGCGTCACCAACATTCGGATCAACCGATCCAGTTGTCTGGACCGGTGTGAACTGGGCCCGATTATGGTCATGTATCCCGAAGGCGTTTGGTATGCCTTCAAAACGGAACAAGACGTCGAAGACATTGTTCAAAAACACATCATCGAAGGTGGTCGTGTTACGCGGCTTATGGTTCAACCCTCAGCCCGGACCCCTGCGGACCTAGCGTCTGCATCCTAG
- a CDS encoding 2Fe-2S iron-sulfur cluster binding domain-containing protein, which yields MASLPEDPQPLYETHVLCCTNQRAEGHPRSCCADRGGHTIMAHLSKRVAEEGIENIKVTEAGCMERCELGPAIVVYPDAVWYSPASNDDVDEIIESHLKGGVPVERLVLDVDQRIPKPQPTQLLDLTVASIAQETPDIKSFELAAKDGADLPAFDAGAHVDVITEGGLRRSYSIASDPTERNHYTLGVLREPKSRGGSSWMHAISQGDTISITPPENLFPLADGNGPHILIAGGIGITPMLAMARVLKARGAAFHLHYCTRSAEQTAFLDMAKSVAGDNLTLHHDGGDPSKGMDLAATLKDQPSGAHLYICGPGGLITAVRDASAHWSDDSVHFELFAAAPTNADWKNEAFDIYLSRRRLDLTVPADRTILEVIRAEGIALDSSCEQGFCSTCQVRLISGEAEHRDQILSAEEKAKGDKILTCISRAKPGEKLVLDI from the coding sequence ATGGCTTCCCTGCCCGAAGACCCACAACCTTTATACGAAACCCATGTTTTGTGCTGCACCAACCAGCGCGCAGAGGGCCACCCCCGCAGTTGCTGTGCGGATCGTGGCGGACACACCATTATGGCGCACCTGAGCAAACGTGTAGCCGAAGAAGGCATCGAAAATATCAAGGTCACCGAAGCTGGCTGCATGGAACGGTGCGAATTGGGCCCGGCCATTGTTGTCTATCCCGATGCCGTTTGGTATTCCCCCGCATCTAATGATGATGTCGATGAAATTATCGAAAGCCATCTTAAAGGCGGCGTTCCCGTTGAACGCCTTGTCCTTGATGTGGACCAACGCATTCCCAAACCCCAGCCCACACAATTGCTGGATTTGACTGTTGCGTCCATCGCCCAGGAAACGCCAGACATCAAATCGTTTGAACTGGCCGCCAAAGATGGCGCAGACCTTCCTGCCTTTGACGCAGGTGCCCATGTGGATGTCATCACCGAAGGCGGGCTGCGCCGGTCCTATTCCATCGCCAGCGACCCCACGGAACGCAACCATTATACCCTTGGCGTCTTGCGGGAACCCAAAAGCCGGGGCGGTTCTTCCTGGATGCATGCGATCAGCCAGGGCGACACCATTTCCATTACCCCGCCAGAAAACCTGTTCCCACTGGCCGATGGCAATGGGCCACATATCTTGATCGCCGGCGGGATTGGCATCACGCCAATGCTGGCCATGGCGCGGGTTTTAAAAGCCCGGGGTGCCGCATTTCACCTGCATTACTGCACCCGCAGCGCGGAACAAACCGCTTTTCTGGACATGGCCAAGTCTGTGGCAGGCGACAACCTGACCCTGCACCATGATGGCGGCGATCCGTCCAAGGGCATGGATCTGGCAGCGACCCTTAAAGACCAGCCCAGTGGCGCACATCTTTATATCTGTGGGCCCGGCGGCTTGATTACAGCCGTTAGAGATGCGTCCGCGCACTGGTCTGACGACAGCGTTCATTTTGAACTGTTTGCCGCTGCCCCCACCAATGCCGATTGGAAAAATGAAGCATTCGACATTTACCTGTCGCGCCGTCGTCTGGACCTGACCGTGCCTGCGGACCGCACCATTTTGGAAGTCATCCGCGCAGAAGGCATTGCGCTGGATTCATCGTGCGAACAGGGTTTTTGTTCAACCTGTCAGGTGCGATTGATTTCCGGTGAAGCAGAACATCGCGACCAGATACTGAGCGCAGAAGAAAAAGCCAAGGGCGACAAAATCCTGACCTGTATTTCCCGTGCCAAACCCGGGGAAAAACTGGTGCTTGATATCTAG
- a CDS encoding GntR family transcriptional regulator, which yields MIGVPSMEERNLGTDFQPLYRQVKALLIKRVMLGDWKPGEAMPSETRLATEFRVSQGTVRKAIEEMAAEHIVVRHQGKGTFVTGRTTESRIHFFSMSNIDHEPVVRRTMVSMENTVAPANKNERKTLKLEDGEKVFRLHRVRAIDGKAVICEDISMADRLFPGFGELLGKKWRSNTYLMMEEHYGVLTARADEWLNAVRAGKREAKELDIKAGDPLLEINRISFGLDGNPIDMRRIRINSREYLYYNSVR from the coding sequence GTGATTGGGGTTCCGTCTATGGAAGAACGCAATCTGGGTACGGATTTTCAGCCGCTTTACCGCCAGGTAAAGGCGCTTTTGATCAAGCGCGTGATGCTGGGGGACTGGAAGCCGGGAGAGGCAATGCCCAGTGAAACCCGGCTTGCTACCGAATTTCGTGTCTCTCAGGGGACGGTGCGCAAAGCCATTGAAGAAATGGCAGCGGAACACATTGTGGTGCGCCATCAGGGCAAAGGGACCTTTGTTACGGGGCGAACAACAGAATCGCGTATCCATTTCTTTTCCATGTCGAACATTGATCACGAACCGGTGGTTCGGCGCACCATGGTTTCCATGGAAAACACCGTGGCACCAGCCAATAAAAATGAGCGAAAAACGCTGAAATTAGAAGACGGGGAAAAAGTGTTCCGGCTCCATCGGGTCCGCGCCATTGATGGCAAAGCCGTCATCTGCGAAGACATCTCAATGGCGGATCGCCTTTTTCCGGGGTTCGGCGAATTGCTGGGAAAGAAATGGCGCTCTAACACCTATTTGATGATGGAAGAACATTACGGCGTTCTGACGGCGCGTGCCGATGAATGGTTAAATGCGGTTCGTGCTGGGAAACGCGAAGCCAAAGAATTGGATATAAAGGCGGGGGACCCCTTGCTGGAAATCAACCGCATCTCTTTTGGTCTGGATGGAAATCCCATCGATATGCGCCGCATCCGCATAAATTCGCGCGAATATTTATACTACAACAGCGTCCGATAG
- a CDS encoding MFS transporter — MLSGFGNITRVLVNPNYRWYLGGNFCTSTGNWVQRVGMGWLTWELTHSGAWLGVIAFADLAPTILFGLLAGAIIDRVDSLTVLRVTQVLSVLQGIGLAVMTLAGHITIEWLVFFATLHGCISAFNRPARMTVVYNLAGREMLSSAIALNSMIFNTSRFTGPGIGGAVIAYGGVGWAFALNALTYLFFFIALMAIKLASDKPETPARKSLLSSTAEGLRYVRGHQGVMLMMLIMMISGMLARPFTELLPGLVDAVFHRGVNAYSTMLILHGSGAMVGAYWLAQRGSITGLTRVTIAFLCVTSLSLIAFSLAHSFWLALPVMFITGAGFAIMGTGIQTLIQTAIDTEMRGRVMALYGIVARAIPAFGALIMGISSEFFGLMTPILVGATLSLGLWVWARGCRNTIAAQVEREQVSGR; from the coding sequence GCTGGCTGACATGGGAATTGACCCATTCCGGTGCCTGGCTTGGGGTTATCGCCTTTGCTGATCTGGCCCCGACCATTCTCTTTGGCCTTCTTGCCGGTGCCATCATTGACCGGGTCGATTCCCTGACGGTGTTGCGCGTCACACAGGTCCTTTCTGTTCTTCAGGGAATAGGGCTTGCGGTGATGACCTTGGCTGGACACATCACCATAGAATGGCTGGTTTTCTTTGCCACGTTGCATGGGTGTATCAGTGCCTTTAACCGGCCCGCACGAATGACGGTCGTTTATAATCTGGCAGGCCGTGAAATGTTGTCTTCTGCCATTGCCTTGAATTCCATGATTTTCAACACCAGCCGGTTTACCGGGCCCGGCATCGGCGGGGCCGTCATCGCATATGGGGGTGTGGGATGGGCATTTGCGTTGAATGCCTTGACGTATTTATTTTTCTTCATCGCCCTGATGGCTATCAAGCTGGCATCGGACAAGCCCGAAACCCCCGCCCGCAAAAGCCTGCTGTCATCAACGGCGGAAGGCTTGCGCTATGTGCGTGGCCATCAAGGCGTTATGTTGATGATGTTGATCATGATGATATCGGGCATGCTGGCAAGGCCATTTACTGAATTGCTTCCAGGATTGGTGGACGCGGTCTTTCATCGGGGGGTGAATGCCTATTCTACCATGCTGATTTTGCACGGCAGCGGTGCCATGGTCGGGGCTTATTGGTTGGCGCAGCGGGGGTCCATCACGGGCCTGACCCGGGTCACCATCGCATTTCTATGTGTGACATCCCTGTCCCTGATCGCTTTTTCACTGGCGCATTCATTTTGGTTGGCACTGCCCGTCATGTTTATCACCGGTGCCGGGTTTGCCATCATGGGAACAGGCATACAGACCCTGATCCAGACGGCCATCGATACAGAAATGCGCGGCCGTGTTATGGCGCTATACGGGATTGTTGCCCGCGCCATACCGGCATTCGGGGCGTTGATCATGGGTATTTCATCTGAATTCTTTGGCCTTATGACGCCTATTCTGGTGGGCGCAACCTTAAGCCTTGGCTTGTGGGTTTGGGCGCGAGGGTGCCGAAATACCATTGCCGCACAGGTGGAACGCGAGCAGGTAAGTGGCCGATAA